The Primulina tabacum isolate GXHZ01 chromosome 16, ASM2559414v2, whole genome shotgun sequence genome window below encodes:
- the LOC142529019 gene encoding 5'-adenylylsulfate reductase-like 5, translated as MEVSMRKRLSLLMCILAASAPAAYAAPICRRGFKTFLRHLNSQCPPSIPFSPSPILVDGGSFEEALSSAKENEYTAVLFYASWCPLSSIFRTQFSSLSSLYPQIKHVMVEQSSAMPSVFSRYGIHSVPSLLIVHHTTPTRFHGQKDLPSLTDFYKSITGMNPVVDLVEDASSDSAYDSNVSQLWNVASLKETFTREPYLLLSIAFVLSRAFLYFFPGIASCLKALWVSCIPHLNLGIFGESRQLLCHALHLIDFKRMWYKINACKTRNFHKGARNARVWASSLASVSLGETSSSRVLPCK; from the exons ATGGAGGTCTCGATGAGAAAACGCCTGAGTCTGTTGATGTGTATATTAGCCGCATCGGCTCCAGCTGCGTATGCAGCGCCCATCTGTCGCCGTGGATTCAAGACCTTTCTGCGCCATCTGAATTCACAGTGCCCACCGTCGATCCCCTTCTCACCTTCTCCTATCCTG GTGGATGGAGGATCATTTGAAGAAGCTTTGAGCTCTGCAAAGGAGAACGAGTATACTGCTGTTCTGTTTTATGCTTCTTGGTGCCCTTTATCAAGCATTTTTCGAACACAGTTTTCTAGTCTGAGTTCCCTATATCCACAGATCAAACATGTGATGGTTGAGCAGTCTTCTGCCATGCCCAG TGTTTTCTCTAGATACGGGATTCATAGTGTACCTTCTCTACTGATTGTGCATCATACCACACCAACGAGATTTCATGGTCAAAAAGATCTCCCTTCTCTCACAGACTTTTACAAAAGTATTACAG GGATGAACCCAGTAGTGGATTTGGTGGAAGATGCGTCAAGTGATTCAGCGTATGACTCAAATGTGTCTCAGCTTTGGAATGTAGCATCGTTGAAGGAAACTTTTACTAGGGAACCTTATCTACTACTTTCCATAGCATTTGTCTTGTCAAGGGCATTTCTGTATTTCTTCCCAGGGATCGCATCTTGTTTAAAGGCACTGTGGGTCTCATGCATTCCTCATCTAAATCTCGGAATATTTGGGGAGTCGAGGCAGCTGTTATGTCATGCTCTACATCTCATCGACTTCAAGAGAATGTGGTACAAGATAAACGCGTGTAAAACCAGGAACTTCCATAAAGGAGCTAGAAACGCTAGGGTTTGGGCATCATCCCTTGCCTCTGTTTCCTTAGGAGAGACTTCTTCGTCAAGAGTTTTGCCCTGCAAGTAA